TAAAATGAACGGGAAACTCTCATTTGCTGTGGTATAAAAAAGGGGGGAAGGTCACATCAAATCTAAGTTCATAGTTGCCCTATATGATTATTTGTAGATTTTATTACGTATGATACTATTGTCAAATAATACAGTATCTAATTTCAATAGTGGAGAAAGAGATGATAGGATTTGAAAATATTATGATTGTTGGCATGAATAAGGAGGCTTCGAGAAAGTCAGATGTATACCCATCCTTATATGATATAGCGCTTGAACTGTCTGACAGTCCACCGGAAGAATGGGAAGAAATCTTTATCAAAATTTGGGAACGAAAAATCTATTCAATGAAGCGAAATGCTTACATAGAAGAAAATAATATCATAGTCATATGTAAGACCGAAGATGTCAAAGACACTCATTTACCTATGTTAGAGGAAGCCGTTGCTGCTACAAACCAAAGCTATCGGGAGTACTTGGCAAAGATAATTCAGCAGGAAAAAAGTGAGGCAGCAAAAGCTACTGCCGAAGAAAATGAACTTTCAACCTTAGAAAAAAGGCTTAAAGAAGAGAAATAAGAATGCCTTATGATGCACTCTGTTGATATCTTCTAAACGTTCAGCGTGTCGGGGCCGAGGAGGAGGGAGAGTTTCGTGCGGATGACGCGTGTGCAGACGGCGCAGAAGCCGGGTTTGGTCAGCGTGCGCATGAGGCAGTTCTTCTCCGGGCGGAAGACGTTACACGTCTGGTATAGCCCGCCTTCGAAGAGGCCGACCGTGCCGTCGGGCACGGGGTGGGCGAAGGGATCGCCGGCGCAGGCGTTTCTCGAAGTCGGGATCGGCGTTCCGGGAGCGATCAGGTCCTTCCATTTTATGTCCGCGAGCTGCGTCCTGCTCGTGAGGTTCGGGTAGTTATCGGGATTGTCGTTTATGTAAGGCGTCTCGTATTCGTCGGCGAGCTTGAAGAAGCTGTGACCGAGCTCGTGTAAGCCGATGAGCGCGGCCGAGCCGTTGGTCGAAAACACCGGGACGTTGCCGCCCGAGCCGCCGTATATCGGGCTGTTCACCATGGCGAAGGTGACGTGCGCCTGGGGGGCGAAGTTGTCCCAGACCTTTTTCGCCGTTTGCTGATCGACGACCAGTAGTCGCTTGTTGCCGACGGCGCCGCAGAAGCTGGCGTTGAAATATGTATTAACGCTTACGGGCGGCGCGCCGTCCTGGCACTGCGCAGGGAGATCGGCCCCGCTGTCCGTCGAGGATACCTTGACTATATAGACGTTTGTCCTGTGCCAGAACTCGTCGAAAGGCCCAAACGATTTGAATCTGTCGATGAACCCCGCGGCGTCGGAAACGAATTTCGGCATCTCGTCGGCGCGGTAGCCCTCGGCCAGTATGCAGATCGTCCAGCATTTGTCGTCCGGGCCGTGGTCTACTAATTTTTCCACGCCCAGTACCGCGCCGTGCTCCACTTCGCGCGATACGACCATGGGCGGGAATATGAGCTCCGCAGGGTCGATTGTGAACGTGAACGACTGCCGCGCGAGCCTGTAGACTGGTATCTCGGGCTGGAGCGGGTTGTTTACGATTTCGAGGGTGAACGTAAAACCCGGGTCGGGAACGAGTATGGAGAATTCGACTTCGGGCTCTTTCAGGATCGCGTAATCGAGCGGGCTCGATTCGTCGTCGCCGTACGTTTCGGCCTCGGAGCGGAACGGGTCGCGGAGTGTCTGGACGTAGAAGACGCGGCCGTCGTCGTCGGTGAGCCGCACGTAATATCCCGTGTAGCCGTCGAGCCATTCGAGCGGGTCGGACGGGGGAGGGATGATGCCGACTGGGGTTTGCGATGTCAGCACGACGTTGGCGTTTTGAAACCTGAAATCGAGCCTGAGGCTCTTGTCCCATCTCATGAATTTACGCCCGGTCCCTTATCGCTGCAGCTCATGACGGCAAAAGGATAAGCCCGAACCCGGCCGCGCGCAATGGGGGGACGGGACAGGGACGCCCCGTTCAATGGAAACTTGTGCCCGCCTGTGCCGCCGCGTTTCTTCTCTTCCTGATCGCGAACATGGCGGACAGACCGAAGAGCGCCGAGAGGGCTATCAACCCCCATTCGCCGAGCGTGGGTATGGAAGAGACGGGGCCGGATCCGCCCGGGGTTATGAACTTGCCGAACGACGAGGGCAAGGCCCCTACGGGCACTATATCGACGACGGTATTGTCCGCGGTTCTTATGACGGAGACCGAGTTCGATTCGGCGTTGGAGACGTAGACGAACCTCCCGTCAGACGTTACGTCTATACCGATCGGTCCGCTGCCTACGGGTATTTCGTCGATGACGGAGTTGTCGGCGGTCCGTATGACCGACACGGTGTTGGAAATAGCGTTGGCTACGTAGACGCGGCCGCCGGCGGGCGATACAACAAGGGCTACCGGCGTGATTCCGACGGGTATGGCGTCGACGATCGTATTCGCCGCGGTGCTTATGACGAGCACGTTGTCGGCGGCTTCGTTCGCCACGTATAAGAAAGCGCCGTCGGGGCCGATATCCAGGCCGAAGGGCCCGTTCGTCGGGCCTATAGTTGCAGTGACGGTGTTCGACGCCGTGCTTATCACGGAGATGGAGTTTGTTTCATAGCAGGTAACGTAAACCGAGCCGCCGTCGGGCGATACCACGACGCCGACGGGCGAGTCGAGGAAGGGTATTGTGTCCACGACGCTGTACGACGCGACGCTTATAACGGATACGTTGTCGGAACCCGTGTTCGCGACGTAGAGGAACCTGCCGTCGGGTGTTATGTCGATTCCCGTCGGGGAGTCTCCGGCGGGAACGGTAGCCACGATCTCGTTCAGCGAGACGTCTATGGCGATTACCTCGTTCGGTGTCTGAAGAGCGACGTAGACGAAAGCGCCGTCGGGGGAGACTGCAGTGCCCGAAGGCCGCTCGCCGGTAGCGATCGTATCGACGACGGTATTCGTGCTAACGTCGATCACCGAGATCGAGGAGCCGTCGTTGTTGGCTATATAGGCGAAGGGCTGCGCGAAAGCACCTGCGGCGAAGCAGAAAAAGGCAATCAAGAATGAGATGGCGAATTTCCCGGGCATTGCTCATCCTCCTGTCGGTCCGTAAAATGACCGTGGCCGTGTCGAAAGCCGCCGAGGCGCCCTGGTTGTGACTGAAAGCGGATTCGCGCCTCGATTCAATTCGTTTTCAAATGCGGGAAACAAACAACAGATTGAATCTTTTTAAGTTTGAAGTCAAGGGCTGCGCGGCGATTGCGAAGGATATTCCGTGCGGGGCAGGCTGCCCGTCGAGCCCGCACGGCGTCCGCACTCTACAACTCGAATACGAGGGCCGTTTTGTCGGGGTCGTGTGTTAATCCCGCACGGAGTATGCGGGACGGATAGCGTGTTCCGCTCTTAACGGCGAAATATAGCACAAAGGGCCGGCGCGGGAAAGTCAGTTTCTGGCCGATTCGTCTTCGGCGCTGCAGATGGGGCAGTCGTCGCGCGGGCTGAAGCGCGGGTTCAGGTTGCCGTCCGCATCCAGCGAATCGACGCAGCAGCCGAGGAACATATCCTTAATCATGGCACGGCCGCGCTGGACGCGCGACTTGAACCCGGAGTAGGAGATTCCCATCCTGAGCGCCGCTTCCTTCTGCCTTTCGCCCTCGACGTCGGCGAGGAGGAGCGCGTCCCTGTATTTATCCGGCAGCCGCGAGACGAACACCTTGAGGCATTTCACGGCGCAGGCGAGCGCGTCGTCGCCATCGTCTTCGCCGAGGGCGGTCTTTTCCTCGTCGAGCTCGACTTCGGGAGCGCCGCCTTTCCTGTAATAGTCGATAACGGTGTTCGAGACGATCCTTCTTATCCACGGCGCGAGCTTGTCCCTGTCCCTGAGCTCGCCCGCGTGACGGTGGACCTTCACGAACACCTCCTGCATGAGGTCGTCCGCGTCGGATTCGTTCCGGACCTTGCCGAGAAGGTGTCTTCTGATCTGCCCGGAGAATTCGCTCCAGATAGCCGCCGTCTGTTCCTTTTTAAGCATAGCGATACCGTAATATTATAAAGTGTAAATGCCGCTGCCGTTGCAGCCGTCTTTATTCACCCCCAGCCTGTCCTTTCCGGCTTCGCTGAAGCTACGCCGCGACGAGCCCCCTCGAAGGGGGAAGGGACGCAATCCGGGGACTTGTGAGGATGGGTGACGTTCAATACGTCATCCGCAGCATTTGCAGTCTTCGCACGTACACTTGCAGCTGCAGCCTCCGCCTTCCATCGGGCTGCATTCACACCCGCAGCCGCAACCACAATCGCATTTTCTTTGTTCCGTCATTTTACGCCTCCATTTATGTTTTCTATCCATATAGACGGAGGAATGCCGAAAAAGACGCAAAGAGCCACCAATATTCTATGAAGAGAGTAAAAGCAAAGGAAAAAAGCGAGATCCTGAATTAAATTCAGGATGACTGAATAGTGGAGTCGCGGCTGAGCGCCGCGACGTCGGAATCCAGCACGCCACGCGTGCTGGATTCCCGATATCGGACTCTGCCTCGGACTACGCCAAGGCTTCGACCGATAAAAAGGCTTCGACCGACAAGCATGCATTCGGGAATGACACCAATAGGGTAGGTTCCTCGCTCGTTTGGAATTGTTGGGAATGACAGAATGAAAAGGACGATTGCCGTAGCCGAAGTCTCTCCGGCTATACTTATTGGCTGAGGGGGTGCGGCAAATGGCACGGGAAGAGAAGAAGGTAGATTACGCACTCAGCGACACGGAGAACGAGAAGAAGCGGCTCCGGGAGCAGTCGAGGATCATTATCGAGACGACGCGGAGGGTGTTCGCCCTGGCCGGCATCGAGCCGGGGATGCGTGTGCTCGAGCTCGGTACCGGGGCGGGGGACGTGACGATCCTCCTTTCGGAGATGGTAGGCCCCACGGGCGAGGTGGTCAGCCTCGAGAAGAACCCCGCGATACAGGAGTCGGCGCGGAAGCGTATCGAGGCCGAGGGGCGCGGGAACGTCGAGTTCGTCTGCTGCGACATAGCATCTGCCGAGCCCGAGGGCGTCTTCGACGCGCTCGCAGGGCGGGCCGTTTTGATGTACATCCCCTCGCCGGAGAAGGCGCTAGCGAAGCTGCTGAAGTCCGTACGCAGCGGGGGTGTGGTCGCGTTCCAGGAGGTCGATTTCACGGTGCGCCCGCAGGTGATCCCGCCGATGCCGCTCATGCAGAAAGCGTGGGATCTCCTCTATGCCGCCATGGAAAAGTCGGGCACGGAGATGCAGATGGGGTTCAAGCTCCTGCCTGTCTTCAAGAGGGCGGGTCTGCCCGAGCCCATGATGCACATGGACGCCTTTATCGGGGGGCAGGCCTCGGGCGGTATAGACTGGTTCGTCAGCACCATAAGGAGCCTCGTGCCGATGATGGAGAAGCTCGGCATAGCGACGGCGGCCGAGGTGGACGTCGATACGCTCAAGGACAGGCTCATCGGGGAGTACTTCGCGGCCGGCGTCAGGGACGGGCTCGGCATGTCGAACACGTGGATAAGCGCGTGGGCGCGGAAGGGGTGAGGAAAATGAGCTTCCGGAAGCCGGGCTCCGAAGTCCGTGTATCTCCTCCGTATATTGCATTTTTTCTAAAAAGTATTGGCAAAAATCGATACTTTAGGCTAAACTTTTAGACATCAATTCGGCAGGAGGCTAGACAACATGAAAAAGTTACTCTTCACATTGGCCATCACGCTCGGGCTCGCGTTGGGCGGCGTAGTTCTTACGACGTCGAACGTGCTCGCATGCGGCGGCAAGGACAAGGACGCGACGACCGAGCACCCGACCACCGGCGGTGGTGACGGCTCGACGCAGTCTTAAGTTCTGTAGAACAATTTTGAATACTTAAGGATTACATGTGCCCCGGGGGAGTTGCGGCTCCCTCGGGGCTTTTTTTTGTTTTTTGGGGGGGGATGGATGCTGCGGGTTTGGTGGTGGGATGTATCGCTGCGCCGCGTCAGGTTACGCATGGCTTTCAGGCTACGCTGAGGCTTCCGACTTCGCCTCGGACTCCGCTTCCAACTTTGCTTCAGGCTCCGCTAAAGCTTCCACCTTCGCTGAAGCTACGGTGGACAAGTCGACCGATAAAAAGGCTTCGTCGGACAAGTCGCTCCGACAGGCGCCGCGACGAGCGTGCGGCTTGCAATAATATGATTTATCCCGACTTTGCATTTTCCGTCATTCTGAACTTGATTCAGAATCTCGTTTTTAAAAGCATGAACAGAAAAGGCTAAGGCATACATCTCATGGGGTCTCCAGTGGCTGAAGGGGAAGTTCTATACTTAACCTACAAGGTCGATATAAGGCTTTCTACTTTTCCTTGATGAAAAGTAGCACACACGAAGTGTGTTTTCCGACGAAGTACCTTCATGGATTTTTGCAACTGAAGTGCGAAAGGTGGTAATAGAAATGCGCCGCTACTTCGATTGCGTGCGGCTGCGAGCCGCCGGGCCGGGGACACGTAGTGTCTTTTTCGACATAGCATAGAAGGTGCTAAAGTCACCTGAAGCGCGTCAGGTGGTAATAGCAAGACTGCTGCTACTTCGGAATCCTGCACGCGAGGCGTGCAAAATCATCGTTCCTTCGCTAAATCCTCCAAATACTTTACCCCCACCCTGACCCTCCCCCTGGGAGGGGGAGGGAAGAGTAAGGTAGGTCGGATTCTTAACGCTCATCCACTCGATGTCTTCGGCGGGGCAAGTCAGGTGATTAAACAGGATAGACGACCGAGTGGTGCTATGGATTTCCAGGTCGGTTACGCCGAATTCCAGCACGCGAGGCGTGGACACATAGTGTCTCTTTCGACATAGCACAGGGGGCGCCGAGACCGCCTGAAGCGCGTCTGGTGATAATGGCAAGACTGCTGCTACTTCGATATCCTGCGCACGTGGTGCGCCGGCCCGGAGGGGTATTGCTGCGCTGCATCCGGCTTCGCATGGCTTCGCCGCGACAAGCGCAGCTTGCAATATTATGATTGGGGCGAGCTCCTGACCTGTCATTACCGAATGCTCGTACCTGCCGCGGCGAAGCCCACAGGCGAAGCCGGGTCGGGAATCCAGTTTTTAGAAGATAGATCTCTCACATTCGTTCGGATGATACACGCATTCGACGTAGCACCAAAGTTACTGAAACCACCGGAAGCGCGTCAGGCGATAATAGCAAGGATGCTGCCCCTTCGATTTCCTGCGCAAGTGGTGCGCCGGGCGTTGCCCGCTTGAAATGGGAGGGGAAATTCCGGATAATATGCCTGAAAGAATTTCGGGCGGCGGAGCTCAATCAGCCGCCCGTGGAGACGGAGCGGGCAATGAACGAATTTCCGAAAATCGCCGAGGGCCTCGAAATCAACGAAGTCGAGGACGGGTACGTCATATACCAGAGCGAAAAAGACAAGGTGCACTACCTTAATAAAACCGCCGTGCTCGTGCTCGAAGCGTGCACGGGCGGGAATTCCACGGCCGAGATAGGCGATATAGTAAAGACCGCTTACGGCCTTCCCGAGGTGCCGGAGAAGGAAGTCGCCGACTGCCTCAAGACACTCTTCGACGAGGAACTGATTAAATAAAGTACCAGGCGCATCACCGGCTTTTACATTCCGGATTCACCATACAGACGGACGACGAAAGGGCTTTCGAGGCCCTTCGTTTCATCACCCATACCGCGTCGCAGGAGGGCTTCCCGCTGCTCGGCGAGACGGCGTACGAAGTCGCGCCCGAAGGGGAGGGGTACCGCATAGTCGAGGACGGCGCCCGTCCTGGGTACGGCGTCCCGGGCCGGATGGACATGATCAACAGGCTGCTGGCGCTCCTTCATGCGAAGGCGCTCTCACATTTCGAGGGGACGCTCCGCATACACGCCGGGTACGGCGAGCGGGGGGGCCGGCGGTTTATCGTCGTCGGCGACAAGGGGACGGGGAAGAGCACGCTTATGGTGAAGCTCCTCCTCGGCGGGTTCAGGGTGACGGGCGACGAGCTCGTGCTCGTAAGGGGCGGCGAGGCGTTCCCCTTCCCGAGACGGTTTCATATAAAGGAGGGCAGCGTGCCGCTCCTGCCCGAGATGGCGGGGCTCTTCGAGACGCTCCCCTGGAACGATACGACTTACGGGCAGAGGATGTTCTCGTTCTCGCCCATGGACGCCGGGCGCGAGTGGAAGGTGGACGCGGGGAAGATAGACGCGATTTTCCACCTCGAGCCCAACCACGGAAGGGAGACGTATATAGAAGAATGCCCGAAATACAGGATGGTGGAGAGGGTGATGCCGATGACGTATCTTTCGGAGACCGAAGACCACCTGAAGATACCGGCGGTCTGCAGGATCGTCGACGAGGCCGATTGCTACGTGCTCGGGATCGGCGATCTCGACGGCGCCGTGGCTGCTTTACAGGAAAAAATACCTGTGATATAGTCGGAACAAATGCTTTAAAAATCTGATAAGCTATATGGAGGGAAGTATGGCAGATAAGGAGTTTATCGACAAGGTCAATCCCGAGAGGCGCGAGTTCCTGGAGAAGCTCACGAAGGGCGCTTTCGTTGTTCCCGCCGTGCTGTCCGTGATGATGCTCAACCAGAAGCTGAGCCTCACGACGGCAAACGCACAGAGTAATATCACGATCTGTCTCACGCCGGGCGCGCTGATAGCCACCCCGAACGGCGATATCAGGGTCATGGACCTGAGGCCCGGCATGCCGGTTTATTCCATGGACCTCGAAGGGAACCGCGTGGCAGTCCCCGTAGTCATGGCGTCCAGGGTTACAGCCCCTGACACGCACGTCGTCTGCCGCGTCGTTCTCGAGGACGGGCGCGAGCTATACGTTTCGGGCATACACCCGACGGCGGACGGAAGGGCGATAGACGACCTCGTCCCGGGCGACGGGCTCGACGGGTCCACGGTCGTATCCGTCGAAAGGGCCGCATACACAGGCGGCTACACGTTCGACCTCCTTCCCGGTGGCGATACCGGCCATTACTGGGCGAACGGTATTCTCATCGGCAGCACCCTCTCGCCGGAAGCCGGCTTTTACACGTTCGAGCCGGCGGAGCGCGGGCAGGGGGCGCACGCCGAAGGCGTTTAAGACGCCGGGGAGATAAATGGCGGGCGGTCCGGTTTTGAGACGTAAGCCGGCTGCCCGTGTATCCCGGACAGTCGATCTTTCCGGGCATTGTACGGCTTTACGCCCGCCCGGTTTTTAATGTAAGGCCGGCGGTTGACGCCTGCACGCGGTCCAGTATTTCCATCCTTTAAAATCAGTTAGACTTTATCGAAGGTGTGACAGAGATTGAGCGGCAAGTTGATAAGCGCGGCGATGATAGTGCGTAACGAGGAGAGGTTCCTCGAAGGATGCCTCGAGTCGCTCCGGAGCGTCGTAGACGAAGTGGTAGTGGTGGATACCGGCTCTTCGGACACGTCGAAAGACATAGCGCTTTCCTACGGCGCCCGGGTGTTCGATTTCCCCTGGAACGGCAGCTTCGCCGACGCGCGCAACGAGGCCATCGGGCGCTCGGAAGGCAGGTGGATCCTCTACATCGACGCCGACGAAAGGTTCGTCTCCGGCGGGAGGGCCGCGGTCGAGGCCGAGCTGTCCCGCCCCGGATACGCGGCGCACACCGTAAAATTCCATCCCATAACGGGCTACACGTCGTACAGGGAATACAGGATATTTCTCAACGATCCGCGCATAAGGTTCGAGGGAGTGATACACGAATCCATGGTCGCGGGAATGAACGATGCGGCCGAGGAGGACGGGCTCGCCATAGGCGACAGCCCGTTCTCGATAATACACACGGGCTACGACGGCGAGCTCACGCACAAGCACGAGAGGAACCTCCCGCTCCTTATAAAACAGATAGAAAACGACCCGGAGCGGATGTATCTCAGGTGGCAGCTCGGGGTCGCCATGAAGGGGCTCGGCGACGCCCGGGGGGCCGAGAGGGCGTGGACCGAGGCGCTCCGGATGACGCGCGCGAAGGATATTTCTAACGTGACGCACGAGGACAGCCACGTTTATTACGAGATGATATGCCTCCTCGCCGAGAGGGGCGGGGACATCGGCCCGCTGCTCGAAGAGGCGCTTTCGCTCTTTCCTGACAACTACCTCTTCATATGGACGCGCGCCAGGGCGCTCGTGCGCGAGGGCCGGTTCGAGGAGGCGGCCCCGGTATTCGAATCGCTGCTGTCGATAGACCCCGATACGCTCACGGGCCCTCTCGCCTACAACGCCGGCATATTCGGCGAGCTCTCGCACGAGCCGCTGGCCGGGTGTTACTTCAAACTCGGGAGGCTCGCC
This Thermodesulfobacteriota bacterium DNA region includes the following protein-coding sequences:
- a CDS encoding sigma-70 family RNA polymerase sigma factor; amino-acid sequence: MLKKEQTAAIWSEFSGQIRRHLLGKVRNESDADDLMQEVFVKVHRHAGELRDRDKLAPWIRRIVSNTVIDYYRKGGAPEVELDEEKTALGEDDGDDALACAVKCLKVFVSRLPDKYRDALLLADVEGERQKEAALRMGISYSGFKSRVQRGRAMIKDMFLGCCVDSLDADGNLNPRFSPRDDCPICSAEDESARN
- a CDS encoding Hint domain-containing protein; the encoded protein is MADKEFIDKVNPERREFLEKLTKGAFVVPAVLSVMMLNQKLSLTTANAQSNITICLTPGALIATPNGDIRVMDLRPGMPVYSMDLEGNRVAVPVVMASRVTAPDTHVVCRVVLEDGRELYVSGIHPTADGRAIDDLVPGDGLDGSTVVSVERAAYTGGYTFDLLPGGDTGHYWANGILIGSTLSPEAGFYTFEPAERGQGAHAEGV
- a CDS encoding PqqD family protein produces the protein MNEFPKIAEGLEINEVEDGYVIYQSEKDKVHYLNKTAVLVLEACTGGNSTAEIGDIVKTAYGLPEVPEKEVADCLKTLFDEELIK
- a CDS encoding IPTL-CTERM sorting domain-containing protein, translating into MPGKFAISFLIAFFCFAAGAFAQPFAYIANNDGSSISVIDVSTNTVVDTIATGERPSGTAVSPDGAFVYVALQTPNEVIAIDVSLNEIVATVPAGDSPTGIDITPDGRFLYVANTGSDNVSVISVASYSVVDTIPFLDSPVGVVVSPDGGSVYVTCYETNSISVISTASNTVTATIGPTNGPFGLDIGPDGAFLYVANEAADNVLVISTAANTIVDAIPVGITPVALVVSPAGGRVYVANAISNTVSVIRTADNSVIDEIPVGSGPIGIDVTSDGRFVYVSNAESNSVSVIRTADNTVVDIVPVGALPSSFGKFITPGGSGPVSSIPTLGEWGLIALSALFGLSAMFAIRKRRNAAAQAGTSFH
- a CDS encoding methyltransferase domain-containing protein; amino-acid sequence: MAREEKKVDYALSDTENEKKRLREQSRIIIETTRRVFALAGIEPGMRVLELGTGAGDVTILLSEMVGPTGEVVSLEKNPAIQESARKRIEAEGRGNVEFVCCDIASAEPEGVFDALAGRAVLMYIPSPEKALAKLLKSVRSGGVVAFQEVDFTVRPQVIPPMPLMQKAWDLLYAAMEKSGTEMQMGFKLLPVFKRAGLPEPMMHMDAFIGGQASGGIDWFVSTIRSLVPMMEKLGIATAAEVDVDTLKDRLIGEYFAAGVRDGLGMSNTWISAWARKG
- a CDS encoding glycosyltransferase, with product MSGKLISAAMIVRNEERFLEGCLESLRSVVDEVVVVDTGSSDTSKDIALSYGARVFDFPWNGSFADARNEAIGRSEGRWILYIDADERFVSGGRAAVEAELSRPGYAAHTVKFHPITGYTSYREYRIFLNDPRIRFEGVIHESMVAGMNDAAEEDGLAIGDSPFSIIHTGYDGELTHKHERNLPLLIKQIENDPERMYLRWQLGVAMKGLGDARGAERAWTEALRMTRAKDISNVTHEDSHVYYEMICLLAERGGDIGPLLEEALSLFPDNYLFIWTRARALVREGRFEEAAPVFESLLSIDPDTLTGPLAYNAGIFGELSHEPLAGCYFKLGRLAESEAHYARALGLDPDNTEYKTKLMFVRAMLGRAKATS
- a CDS encoding M64 family metallopeptidase, which produces MRWDKSLRLDFRFQNANVVLTSQTPVGIIPPPSDPLEWLDGYTGYYVRLTDDDGRVFYVQTLRDPFRSEAETYGDDESSPLDYAILKEPEVEFSILVPDPGFTFTLEIVNNPLQPEIPVYRLARQSFTFTIDPAELIFPPMVVSREVEHGAVLGVEKLVDHGPDDKCWTICILAEGYRADEMPKFVSDAAGFIDRFKSFGPFDEFWHRTNVYIVKVSSTDSGADLPAQCQDGAPPVSVNTYFNASFCGAVGNKRLLVVDQQTAKKVWDNFAPQAHVTFAMVNSPIYGGSGGNVPVFSTNGSAALIGLHELGHSFFKLADEYETPYINDNPDNYPNLTSRTQLADIKWKDLIAPGTPIPTSRNACAGDPFAHPVPDGTVGLFEGGLYQTCNVFRPEKNCLMRTLTKPGFCAVCTRVIRTKLSLLLGPDTLNV